The DNA region tatcacaatcgtttcgaggtgaaactctaggatctacgaacgtccgattccaatcatcggaagtttgccgaaaccgaatccctggtatttcaaaaccctagaatcacccgactatggggactttatctattcagagcttcaaatgaatattctacacgcatacacccatttctcttgatgatttcaatctttcttccgaaggaagttttctattccgacattcgatgcaaaaagcaacttatcgggtaaaatagttttataccgactatgctttagttgccaaaaatacaaggagacctctttatagttttggaattcttttgccaaaacatatccattaattcacggagaatgacgccgtaaaaatcagattcgcgaaactttcattttcccgcgaatttccaacctttatatatagcaaagaaaggaagaaaaactcaaattctcctccattttctctcttcaaacccgcgagcttcaacaaggaagaaggaagaagagttttcttcattacttgcttgatcgttgatccgttagtcgctgcttcaaggtttcgaggtatagtcgctaatccttacctctgatcgctttttccatagcttttctgtagagttttctgagcggatagtttatgggtttttgcaaaactatcctgaatctttcatttctgattctaaacctcttctatatgtgcccaagatcacttctgccggattagattttccgttatgtcgccggaattccgccggaatcaattctagcctaaaatacccatttatgtagtttttgagtaaagttccaacctttaggctgtaaactatcgccttagcttagtgctagtaggattagttgtcataaacgtcgttggtgacgtccctgcaaaattttatttttgggatttcagttttgaaaatcctaagttaaaaatcatgaccaaaatacccttgcgacagtttttgatccgataatttttccgagttcagaatacccttagttacggcttatgaaagcataggaaccaagtttgatcgaagaaaaatcgagccccttaattgtgaaaagtggccgagcctattagagggggaggaagaaatttccttttccgaaaacttgtcttttcgcgctagattatcgtaccttagagtatagattacttcgtgtaaccttagtaagtatcgatagcttagttttcgatagattcttatagtattctgtgattttgttgtaaaggtgcttttgaggatttctcggaggaccaacactttgagtgcgaggaagcactagttgatcattctggagaactttcaggtgagggcttctcactgaatctctagttaatgcttagggtcgatgtttcgacattgtttactgtttatgcactgagattgtgtgtgattgaaaatgttttctgaggcttcggctgacaatgtagatgattcatctactgaatgtttttgaagattgacttacatgctatgtgctatgtgggtaatctaggatgtgtggtgcatgctttatatgctaagtgctaagtgtttatgatgtgatttattgatatataacatgttgttgattgtgatgatttaaatatgctctgtactggaatctgagattctgaatggtgagaatagcgggcaggtcatgccgattttattttgagagttttgggaaagtttgataggacgaacgaggttcgggccttgattttgtttagtggatcgagacatcctctggaagcgacttgggattgggagatcctgcaaatgtataagacttgcgataagacaaaatggaatctattttataaagaaaactcataagaccttaaataacctctaaatctttaagtaatgataacaacctcgaaggaaggcattggaagtgaaatcttaattttggaaaacgaggagtgtcgtcggatccaagtgtttagtatgttgtcgttgtgctgttggagcagcgtttgatgttgtgctgttggagcagcgtttatggttgtgctgttggagcagcgtgtgttattgtgctgttggagcagcgtgtgttgtggtgctgttggagcagctatgtgttgtcatgaagtgtgtcttttggtcgcagaatcgactttaccctagggtaagcttttagagactttaacttccctagaacacgtggcgacgtgtcgagtgaggtcggagacgttgtttgactaatcattttgcatacatgcaacattaatgaggtattaacacaggacgtactctggacctcgtcggtttccaaaatggtcataagacccggaatgccgtgaaagagcgtttgtagacgtctcttgtagcagaccgaaatggcagacctacgggtttactgctgatctgactacccctgttggagtaagagacatcacgggccgaaatggcaccaccgtggctggtgaagggctgatccgatgatgtccatccgttccggattgcatattggttgactgggttaacctgcatacatatcacgcaacatgcatactgacttagttgatgagtgtggttgctatttgataaacttacttggaacatgctaattgttattattgtcgttatgattttgtggaacatgcaaccctaggaatgatatctctagttataagcctaagtggctatctattatttgtacctattgggtttattatctacatagttctttagagttgaccctcgcgtcttctgtgtgtgttttggcggacaacgccttttgtcagatgaatattgcggattggttcaccatggtccacccttcgggggggattaggtatgagatgatcgatcaggacgaccccgggtcgtgggtggttgaccccgcgagccatcgagcgacgtattcggggcgtatcatggaggaccatgtggatagtggaggactcttgaggtcaggagtgttgaggcgatgctctatcagcttccacttgccaccgggcgttcactgcggaccaggattgggaggagcaccgccgccaccgtcatcttcagaggaggaggatccctcagaggagattccagtgggtgatacgccccaagttgatgcaagggctgcaatggatcgtctaggattgatcttggatgatgagaactctgaaatgtgagaaagaagaagaagaatttcgtgatggaagggaaatggacagaaaagaggggaagttttagtgaaatggaagatgaagacttcacacaaaggtggtgacaaacccttgataagcctaattcttgaatcactcaagaactatgagaatcactctcacaaatctgaatcactcagaaaataaaatactaattcattcataatctgtctattacattgaaggagtggtccttataaagaagaaggaaattcagcctagttacaaaaaaatgatgaggtgtaatttctctagaagaatcctaggctaggagttacaaattaaaagaggaagatagtgatatgcttcagccctgaacgtgtttttagtggctgattgcttcatgtaactccctttcttgattgttattctgaccagggaatatagcattcaatgctctttatgaacttaatttccctttctttgtaactccattcttggctttgaaagctcttcaaacctttgactttgctgatgtaactcctccattcagaacttattgaaattcaaacacattcaaagagttttaagaaaggaatggatccctcctttaagcccttcatgcgccacatgcaaacacacaccacttgaagtggattaaacacactaaaataaaattcagcaacataatgcatttggatccaacttattcaattggtcctttgcatttttattgaaataaaataaaacagaacatcacatggcagcccctatgcgtgggctggctcttcttcttgggcctgaatgatcatcatgatttttggttccatctcttctaccactttgtcttcaagaatggttgccactacttgctgaagagtctctttggcctttttagctctagcccttgtcattggtcctccaagtccttttagtgctccatgacccttgtccttgtccttgtcctcatcattccctccctcttgaaaaggatttgacctcaaatcaaattctccgccatctgcatcaaagagagataaatcagagacattaaaggttgagctgatgttatactcacctggaagctctattttgtaggcattgttattgattctctcaagcacttgaaaaggtccatcccctctaggttggagtttggatttcctttgttctggaaacctttccttcctcatgtgcacccaaacccaatctccgggttggaacaccacctcctttcttcccttgttagcttgcctagcataactctcattctttctctcaatttgagccttcacacgctcatgcatcttcttgacatattcagctttgccctgtccttccttgtgcttgaaaacagaaatgttaggcataggcaacaaatcaagaggagtcaaagggttaaatccatacactacttcaaatggagagcaattggtagtgctatggacagccctattgtaagcaaattcaacatgaggcaaacacgcctcccaagcctttaaattggccttaaggacagtcctaagcaaggtgcctagggtcctattaaccacctcagtttgcccatcagtttgtgggtggcaagtggtagagaacaaaagtttggtgcctaacttcccccataaagtcctccagaagtgacttaggaacttggtgtccctatcactaactatgcttctaggcatcccatgaagtcttacaacttctttaaagaacaaatcagcaacgtgacaagcatcatcagctttcctgcaaggaataaagtgagccatttttgaaaacctatcaacaaccacaaaaatggaatccttaccattctttgttctagggaggcctaaaacaaagtccatagacaagtcaacccaagggtattcagggattggcaaagaagtatacaaaccatgtggcatcaccttagacttagccttcttgcaaacaatgcaatgttcacaaaacttgatcacatcatgtttcattttgggccaatagaaatgttcctgtaaagtttctagagtcttttggactccaaaatgacccattaatcccccagcatgggattctttaacaagcagttctctaatggaacttttaggcacacacaacctgttttccttaaataaaaatccattgtgcctataaaatccattttgagaaactttctcacaagccacaaaaatttcagcaaagttatcatctttttcatacatttctttcacatgttcaagtcctagcaatttagtctctaacatggaaagcaacacgtgtctcctggataaagcatcagccacaatgttacttttcccttttttgtgttttatgacatagggaaattgttccaaaaattcaacccatttggcatgccttttgttcaacttaccttgccccttcaagtatttcagcgactcatgatcactatgaatcacgaattccttgggcaaaagataatgctgccaagtcttcaaagctctcaccaaagcatacaattccttatcataagtagaatagttaagggcagctccgcttaacttttcactaaaataagcaattgggtggccttcttgaagcaacacagcaccaatacctacatttgaagcatcacattcaagttcaaaagatttagcaaagttaggtaaagcaagtataggtgcatgggtaagcttatgctttagggcagcaaaggcctcttcttgattctttccccaatgaaaacccacattctttttcaccacttcatttaggggtgctgccaaggtactaaagtcctttacaaacctcctgtagaaactggccaagccatgaaaacttcttacatcacccacggatttaggagtgggccactcttgaatggctttgatcttttcctcatcaacctgcactcctttcgaactcacaacaaaaccaagaaacacaacatggtcagtgcaaaaagtgcatttctcaagattggcaaacaattgttcctttctaagcatactcaagacggatcttaagtgctcaacatgcagctcaagagtagtgctatagaccaaaatatcatcaaagtacacaaccacaaatttcccaatgaattccctcaaaacatggttcattagtctcataaaagtactaggtgcattagttaaaccaaaaggcataaccaaccattcatacaaaccatatttagttttgaaagcagttttccattcatccccttctttaatccttatctgattgtaaccacttttcaaatcaattttagaaaaataacatgctccatgcaattcatcaagcaaatcatcaagtctaggaatagggtgcctatacttaatggtgatgttattcaaggctctacaatcagagcacattctccaagtcccatctttctttggtaccaaaatcaccggtacagcacaaggactcatgctatttcttacccaccctttgttcaagagttcttccacttgtctttgaatttcagtggtttcttgtgggttgcttctatatgctggcctattaggcaaagaagctcccggaatgagatcaatttgatgctcaattcctctcagtggtggtagaccacttggaacacttgttggaaacacatcctcataatcctgcaaaagagatttaacactagaaggcagctcaaaattttcaaaagtgttagtgttcaaaatctgatttttgcaaaacatcaagtataggatctgttttgaagctatcatccttttcacctctctctttttgatcaaacaaatttcttttctctcaagtatttcactcttttctttttgctctctctcaagtgtttcactcttttctttttgctttctctcaagtgtctcactcttttcttttctctcttgttcaatcttttctctcattttcttttgatcctcacgcacctccctagggctcaaaggtttgagcgtaattttctggccatgatgttggaatgagatcttgttggtgcttccattatgatcagagttggtgtcatattgccatggtcttcccagcagtatgtgactagcctccatgggaacaacatcacaaagaaccttatccctgtatttgccaatggaaaagtcaacttcaacttgcttacttacttgtatttctccatagtggctgagccattgaagtttgtatggccaaggatgtggttttgtgaccaggttcagcttctccaccattctttcactagccacattagtacagcttccgccatcaacaatcatcaagcaaatctgcccattgacagaacatcttgtgtgaaagatattctctctttggctttctttctttggcttttgttggctaccaagcattcttcggatcatcaacagttcaccattcatggctgcctcctcttcttcttcactttgttctccttcggactcactggtgtagtctccatcatccttaagaatcatggtctttttggaggcacattcataagcataatgtcccataccttggcatttgaagcacttgacctctttgctctttttggatggttgttcaagaggttttgaagaagctgaagcttgtggtttggtggctggtttgctaagggtgctcggcccttcattcttcattctgtctctccaagatgaattggaattggtagaactcttccttgcaagccctttccttttgagttgttgctcaactttagtggccttgtgcagcaattcttccatgtctacatattcctgaagttctacaatatctctaacatcattagataaaccattaataaatcgaatcatggttacctcttcatcctcctcaagattggcttgcaacataagcacctcaagttctttgtaatactcctcaacactcttgctgccttgggtaagtttttgaagtttaaattttacatccctagcatggcttgaagggacatatcttttcctcatgattcgtttcatttcagcccatgtttccaccgctggctcctcatttctcaatctctcttttgcaaacttattccaccaaacaagagcatagtctgaaaagtgagcagctgcaagtttcaccttttggtcctcctcatagttgttgcaagcaaagacatgctctattttgagttcccactccaagtatgcctctggatcactctttcccttaaaaggaggaatttggaatttgactccttcaatccgagcaggtctaggattttcatgaattcgtcgtggcctcccgccttcactgtcactattgttccggttctccatttgatccagcctttcgtggatctcttcagtttgcctcctcattaagttttccagatgttgtgtaagagcccgcatttcgatggtcgagagccgcactgctggttgctcctcctcttctcctgacatctttgacaaatgaaaagattcaagtagaacaaacaaatgttagtgtttacctcacttctctcgtgtttccctcaaattggcttttctatgatgtgcactcttgcctttttccactcaaaaattctcacaatctcttgagtaaatcaaagttaagacacacaaagaattatgccaccaaatttgtgtagagtcacacagattagaatagactttagaatatgaaacaaaagaagacaagacaaatcaccacagaaatggaaaggactccaaatatttagagactaaagaagaattcaagaacaaacagaaagaagaaaataaattggaatgctagcaacaaaattaccttgaacaattgaatttggctaattaaacaagaaccattcagccatttttttttttgaattttcgttttttttttttttgaattttcgttttgtaatttgtttttgattctgaacaattaacaaggcttaacttttgcaatggttcagccaaaagaaacaaaaactaaaatcaaggtaacaagaaatgacaaagagttgctaaccagaattccagataagaaaagaaaccaaaatcctagaaccggagctctgattaccaaatgatacgccccaagttgatgcaagggctgcaatggatcgtctaggattgatcttggatgatgagaactctgaaatgtgagaaagaagaagaagaatttcgtgatggaagggaaatggacagaaaagagggggaagttttagtgaaatggaagatgaagacttcacacaaaggtggtgacaaacccttgataagcctaattcttgaatcactcaagaactatgagaatcactctcacaaatctgaatcactcagaaaataaaatactaattcattcataatctgtctattacattgaaggagtggtccttataaagaagaaggaaattcagcctagttacaaaaaaatgatgaggtgtaatttctctagaagaatcctaggctaggagttacaaattaaaagaggaagatagtgatatgcttcagccctgaacgtgtttttagtggctgattgcttcatgtaactccctttcttgattgttattctgaccagggaatatagcattcaatgctctttatgaacttaatttccctttctttgtaactccattcttggctttgaaagctcttcaaacctttgactttgctgatgtaactcctccattcagaacttattgaaattcaaacacattcaaagagttttaagaaaggaatggatccctcctttaagcccttcatgcgccacatgcaaacacacaccacttgaagtggattaaacacactaaaataaaattcagcaacataatgcatttggatccaacttattcaattggtcctttgcatttttattgaaataaaataaaacagaacatcacatggcagcccctatgcgtgggctggctcttcttcttgggcctgaatgatcatcatgatttttggttccatctcttctaccactttgtcttcaagaatggttgccactacttgctgaagagtctctttggcctttttagctctagcccttgtcattggtcctccaagtccttttagtgctccatgacccttgtccttgtccttgtcctcatcagtgggagtgccttcggcagggtctagtgcaccctctgttgcgatcattgatgatcagggttcgggccctaagcccgtgagtccagcatcggagcgtactgcggttgcgaggggaggacggatagggttagtagacttggtcgttctggattctgattcagacgacgatcatgctagcacatagttttgagtgttggtatgagctcctcgagttaggattagtgtaggagtagagttttagctctgacagtcttgcttcatttgttacttaggggacagggtagatccgcctatagctttttgtgtgatttccttacgggaatcacagagagtggttggacttaggaggtcttattttcaggccattgggtcagctgattctcagttttgagggatggtgttgcgggcacttcacccttttcttttggtttgtatatattgcctatgggcgttacagttttctttccgtcactggaggttactcgtgacgaggttgttactactacagcgggggctgtttacatattgtatattagttttattacttttcgcattcgggttttattcaattcagttTTGTCTttgttattataaaaaaaaaatattcacgtttttccgcattaagtttattttggttactaaagtgacgccaccgaaatcggggtgttacagatagtgacttgacctttaaacctaggagacttctgatcaggggaatgcttcatgttggaacttgtgaagccggttgatcaaagtcagaccgttgtatcttctgattctgaactcagagggaagtacatgatcttcagagtttcttgcttttggacatcagagtttccactattcagcttctggatcttcagagtcttctacaccatcagaacatctgaaccttcagagtttcttggttgtcagaacttctggatcttcagaacttctagtgactgagtccatatcagagcttgtataacttcagatcttctgaagcatttctactgttcagagtgaacatagatgttgcgaaagcgttgcttgggtcactctttatgcacagtgcttctgaattgtgtgagattgaattgaggtcagagcctgtaaatagcacactcagaaaaacacgttagagtaccataattgttcatactcaaatgttaacttgtaatcatcaaaacatagagttgtactactcgatcaaaactttaTCTTACAGAAAAAGTCTGTCACCTAATTAATATTCAAAGCAAATCAGTCTACCCCTTCCAATCTTTTACGAAAAGGtatcaaagaaaataatttggCAAAACCCcaacaattaattaaataaattgtcATCTCTTCTTCTATGTTATTATTAGCTTATAGCGCAAGATTTAAACTAATGGCCAATTAAATTTCACAAGTGATTCATGATTCCAAGGATTCAAATATCTTCCTCCAATTTTTTCCTGCTTCAGTTTACATGTTCTTGCTATAAATTATAACCTCATTTGCCGCAAACCTCCATTATCATCAGTGCAACCTGCATTTTGTGTATTATCGTTTTTGTTATGCTTCACAATCTTATGTATCTATCTTGGCAGTGGTGTTTTTCTCCTCTAATCTTTTTCTCCTGTGCCATCCAGAATTGATAGAAAGAAAAACAGGGGGATCAGTTGCAGGAAATTTTAAAGCCTAAATTTCATTGTCTTTTATTTGATTAGTCTTCCTTATTAATTTGTACTTACTCACTCTTACATTACATGATTCATTGTTACACTTTTATGGttgtatttaagtttttttttttatatatttggaTCTTGATGGTAGCTTTTGAGTTCTGGGTTATCCACACATATGACCGAAAATACTCAAGATTAAGCTTCGCCAAAACGGAGTTCTCAATGATAGGTGTTGAAGTGTAAATGATGTCTTCTTTATTCGGCGAATAGTTACATGTTTGATATTTCGAAAATAgagtaatttatcttttttagCACAGCTCAATTTACTCAATGTGAAGAAGATAAAGCCATTGGTTCTTATCTTACTACGGTTCTGCAGGTATGTAAacacaccttgctcagtctcTTCATGGTGTCAATCGGTATATTTCAAGAGATGATGCAATGCTGCTGATGATTCTGACGTTTTCACCCTACGTCCTGGATTACATGGTCTTTTGGCACTCGAATTATTGTCGCCTTCTACAAGATCGATGAGATGCTTTAGAGTAGCGCTCGCTCAATTGATCCACAACTTGAAATAGTTTTAGTTCTTTTTTATTGGCATTGTATTTGAgaattattacttttttttttccaattgttGTAACCATAATTGACTGCACAATTTTAAATATCAGAAGTGgagtataatttttaaaatatatcccagttgaaattagcaaaaaaataaattttaatatagttttagatttttttcttaattttacaaaaatatatatatataagaatatGAAATTTTGATACTAAAAATTAATTGGTCACACGgagattgaaataaattaacatTTTTAGCCTATATTTTTTTATGCTCAAGTTATATCGTAAAAAAGCTTATACGAGAAGACCCATTTTTAGCctatatttagtctatatttattaattatatagtaaaaagctcctacatgagaaacattttgcatgaaaattgtaagacctggatttacagagcaagttaatttccgactcacgcgtagaatcagtgtaagcgtgacaggagtttgatgtttgaggaagattaatgaagaagaaagttcaggaattgcttgaggaatgttgcgtagtcgctgtaggaattagtgcgagttgtctgcacacctgccttatggcgagcatgtccagaataggctaatttcgcttttagagcaacgtattaagtgagatttcaaatccttgggaaatttaaaggttctctttatctttccttcgaccagtgtttcatttcggaaccctggactgtacgcacgatagtattcacttttcggaagtccgacgacgctaatttctttgcttcgaaaccctaaattcaatctcTGGATGAAGAcattttctattcgggacttttaacgaagtttccgtccgcgatgccagatttgttttgacgtttccaatctttctacagaacaaagttttgtcgtccgacattcacagcaaaaagtagtttttcgggacagattaacttacaccgcttttgggattttagatatcgtttttccctaagatttgttttgagttctggaattctgtctccagaatctctcttagaattcatcggtgaatgtgctgcaaaaatcggaatcgcgaaattttcatttttctgcgatttcacctgcctataaatagttgaaaaatcaaaatatcttcattttctttccattcaaggccgcgagttatggagaggagagggagaagaatttttcgccgaaacttgaccgatcttcgcgcagttcgttcctacttcaaggtatcgaggtaactagcttgattcttacctctgatcactgtttctactacgtttctttagctgtttctatgctcaaagtttcgagctttttgtaaaactgtccgttttcctgatttctctgttggggtatcttctctacatgcccaagagcctagaaccttcgtcggtattcgccgatatggatcgagttgtccaggatctgaaaaactgtttcaaaaccctttttgtcgcacatttcgaaactttactgttgaaaagtcgtaatctgacttcgtgcctttaggattagttgtaacggatgtcgttaggatcattgc from Lotus japonicus ecotype B-129 chromosome 2, LjGifu_v1.2 includes:
- the LOC130735376 gene encoding uncharacterized protein LOC130735376; the encoded protein is MENRNNSDSEGGRPRRIHENPRPARIEGVKFQIPPFKGKSDPEAYLEWELKIEHVFACNNYEEDQKVKLAAAHFSDYALVWWNKFAKERLRNEEPAVETWAEMKRIMRKRYVPSSHARDVKFKLQKLTQGSKSVEEYYKELEVLMLQANLEEDEEVTMIRFINGLSNDVRDIVELQEYVDMEELLHKATKVEQQLKRKGLARKSSTNSNSSWRDRMKNEGPSTLSKPATKPQASASSKPLEQPSKKSKEVKCFKCQGMGHYAYECASKKTMILKDDGDYTSESEGEQSEEEEEAAMNGELLMIRRMLGSQQKPKKESQRENIFHTRCSVNGQICLMIVDGGSCTNVASERMVEKLNLVTKPHPWPYKLQWLSHYGEIQVSKQVEVDFSIGKYRDKVLCDVVPMEASHILLGRPWQYDTKDYEDVFPTSVPSGLPPLRGIEHQIDLIPGASLPNRPAYRSNPQETTEIQRQVEELLNKGWVRNSMSPCAVPVILVPKKDGTWRFVVSSKGVQVDEEKIKAIQEWPTPKSVGDVRSFHGLASFYRRFVKDFSTLAAPLNEVVKKNVGFHWGKNQEEAFAALKHKLTHAPILALPNFAKSFELECDASNVGIGAVLLQEGHPIAYFSEKLSGAALNYSTYDKELYALVRALKTWQHYLLPKEFVIHSDHESLKYLKGQGKLNKRHAKWVEFLEQFPYVIKHKKGKSNIVADALSRRHVHNGFLFKENRLCVPKSSIRELLVKESHAGGLMGHFGVQKTLETLQEHFYWPKMKHDVIKFCEHCIVCKKAKSKVMPHGLYTSLPIPEYPWVDLSMDFVLGLPRTKNGKDSIFVVVDRFSKMAHFIPCRKADDACHVADLFFKEVVRLHGMPRSIVSDRDTKFLSHFWRTLWGKLGTKLLFSTTCHPQTDGQTEVVNRTLGTLLRTVLKANLKAWEACLPHVEFAYNRAVHSTTNCSPFEVVYGFNPLTPLDLLPMPNISVHMRKERFPEQRKSKLQPRGDGPFQVLERINNNAYKIELPDGGEFDLRSNPFQEGGNDEDKDKDKGHGALKGLGGPMTRARAKKAKETLQQVVATILEDKVVEEMEPKIMMIIQAQEEEPAHA